A window of Mercenaria mercenaria strain notata chromosome 16, MADL_Memer_1, whole genome shotgun sequence contains these coding sequences:
- the LOC123540547 gene encoding uncharacterized protein LOC123540547, whose amino-acid sequence MDLRRVKNMHPLPTSQHFTNIRTDDDITAAVTNFLHNEGSNLHGKTWQDTTAEVTKWLASQIQREREGWRQKTRAAMQEIENHRKEVLKFQGLIQECLEHMKILVECCNIPEEKISHISEQEPRRALPMYLECLTETLNSLMEDRIMCLQILHADETTSKNSLPSLLKAYIEALKHHAERAHKEAKNRLESLESVNKHSFTELAKMKKAIHRKQEEVETLHAKLQEIQEVTMKKFKEVNEIQLQKDDRDFDDRASQTDLQITSGKTNERHSSPSSLYSAPTPVPAADQKNIHISAEKLSRLRRSAKKLENSLNDALSQMDTFRKGMKPTKVTQSNMFGTPRPFGLQHVPDVPPILKKEMKLLPSPMHMWSTKFEISGPKIHDAELELIKQQERDKEEKKRKAKEKRREAIQNSQERLVHSQQEVPTFRSLMKSLDDVKKTTGNKVRNYKPVGQVTKCLRCNKLFTLNDNHKKSCNYHPKGKERIEQYSDRGKLVKVTYVWKCCMMGPDNPGCTYGQHV is encoded by the coding sequence ATGGATTTAAGACGAGTAAAAAATATGCATCCCTTACCAACATcacaacattttacaaatattcgtACGGATGACGACATAACTGCGGCGGTGACCAACTTCTTACACAATGAAGGCTCAAACCTCCATGGTAAAACCTGGCAGGACACAACAGCCGAAGTCACAAAATGGCTGGCAAGCCAGATTCAGCGTGAACGTGAAGGATGGCGACAGAAAACTCGTGCAGCCATGCAAGAGATCGAGAATCACAGAAAAGAAGTGCTGAAATTTCAAGGTCTTATTCAGGAGTGTCTTGAACATATGAAAATTCTTGTTGAGTGTTGTAATATTCCAGAAGAGAAAATTTCTCATATATCAGAACAAGAACCAAGACGAGCACTGCCAATGTATCTAGAATGTCTTACTGAGACTCTGAATTCTTTAATGGAGGATCGAATCATGTGTTTACAGATTCTCCATGCTGATGAGACTACTTCAAAGAATAGTTTACCAAGTCTTCTGAAAGCTTATATAGAGGCCCTAAAACATCACGCTGAACGTGCTCATAAAGAAGCCAAAAACAGACTTGAATCCCTAGAATCAGTAAATAAACATAGTTTTACTGAACTGGCAAAAATGAAGAAGGCTATTCATCGAAAACAGGAAGAAGTTGAGACACTGCATGCAAAACTGCAAGAAATCCAAGAAGTCACAATGAAAAAATTCAAAGAAGTTAATGAAATTCAGCTTCAAAAGGATGATAGAGACTTCGATGACAGAGCCTCTCAAACTGACTTACAAATAACAAGTGGAAAAACAAATGAACGTCATTCTTCACCCTCATCTCTGTATAGCGCCCCGACCCCAGTTCCTGCTGCAGATcagaaaaatatacatatttcagcAGAAAAATTGTCTAGGTTACGTAGAAGTGCCAAAAAACTTGAAAACTCTCTAAATGATGCTTTATCGCAAATGGACACATTTCGCAAGGGAATGAAACCCACTAAAGTCACTCAGTCAAATATGTTTGGTACACCAAGACCTTTCGGCCTTCAGCATGTTCCAGATGTTCCACCCATTTTGAAGAAAGAGATGAAGTTGTTACCCTCTCCGATGCACATGTGGTCAACCAAATTTGAAATAAGCGGGCCAAAAATTCATGATGCAGAGCTAGAGCTAATAAAACAACAGGAGAGAGACAAggaagaaaaaaagagaaaagctAAAGAAAAAAGGAGAGAAGCTATTCAAAACAGTCAAGAGAGACTAGTACACTCGCAGCAAGAAGTGCCAACATTTCGCTCTTTGATGAAATCCTTGGACGATGTAAAGAAGACTACTGGTAATAAAGTACGGAATTATAAACCAGTTGGACAAGTGACAAAATGCCTCAGGTGTAAtaaattgtttactttaaatgacaaccataagaaatcttgcAACTATCATCCTAAGGGAAAAGAAAGAATTGAGCAATATTCTGATAGGGGGAAGCTTGTGAAAGTTACGTACGTCTGGAAGTGTTGCATGATGGGACCTGACAATCCAGGATGTACTTATGGACAGCATGTATAG